TTAGCTGACTCTGAAGTTCCTATGGTTTTTAACGCGTCGAGATACTGGAGTTTTAATGTATTCTCATCGAGGTTTTTCCCTACTTCCCAAATCTTCATTAGAGCTTCCGCGTATCCTTCGGCCTTAAATATTTGTGCTTTCTTCTCTCCTTCAGCCCGTAAAATTTCAGCCTCCCTTATATTTTCAGCCTCCAGTATCTTAGCCTTTTTTTCTCCCTCGGCCCTGAGTATCTGAGATTGCTTGACACCCTCTGCCTCTGTTACAATTGCCCTTCTTGTCCTTCTAGCAGCCACCTGCTTTGTCATGGCATCCTGAACCTCTCTGGAAGGCGTAATTTCTCGGATTTCCACTGTTGTAACTTTAACACCCCAACGGG
This portion of the Thermodesulfobacteriota bacterium genome encodes:
- a CDS encoding SPFH/Band 7/PHB domain protein; the encoded protein is MTSRWGVKVTTVEIREITPSREVQDAMTKQVAARRTRRAIVTEAEGVKQSQILRAEGEKKAKILEAENIREAEILRAEGEKKAQIFKAEGYAEALMKIWEVGKNLDENTLKLQYLDALKTIGTSESAKIVLPLNMVDLISRIIKEKPKEKA